Part of the Thermoleophilaceae bacterium genome, GAGGAGTCCACGGCGATGCTCGCCTACGAGGACGCCGCCGCGCACCTGGCACGCGCCCTCTCGGCGCTCGACGAGCACATTCCCGATGACACGCGGCGGCGGGCGCGGCTGTTGCTCGATCTCGGGCATGCGCAGCGCCGCTCGGGACGGATGCCGGAGGCGCGCGAGACCTTCATGTCCGCCGTGGAGGCGGCCCGCGAGCTGGGCGATGCCACGCTGCTGGCGCAGGCGGTGCTCGGATATGGCGGCGGCTTCTTCGAGTCCGCCTACGTGGACGAGACGATGGTGGCTCTTCTCGAGGAGGCGATCGCCGCGATACCGGCGGCGGACTCTGTGCTGAGGCTCGAGCTCCTGTCCCGCCTCGCAAAGGCGCTCTATTACTCGGAGCACGAGAGCGACGAGCCGCGCCGGATAGAGCTGAGCTCCGAGGCGATCGCGATGGCGGAGCGCCTCGACGACCCGCGCGGCGTGCTGGTTGCTCTCGAGGGCCGCCACTTCGCGCTCACGCAGCCCGAGAACCTCGAGGAGCGCGTGACGATCGCGCGCCGGATCATCGAACTGGCCGGGGAGTGCGCCGATCGCGAACGCGAGCTCCTGGGCCGCTACTTCCTCATCTCGGACCTCGTGGAGGCCGACCGGCTGGAGGAGGCGGACACGGAGATCGCCGAATACGGTCGGCTCGCAGAGGAGGCGAAGCTTCCGCTGCATCTCTGGTACTCCGCGCGCTTTCGCGCGATGCGCGCACTGCTCTGCGGGCGCTTCGACAAGGCGAGCGCGCTCGCCCAGGAGGCCTTCGAGCTCGGCAGTCCCGTGGAGCCGCGCACCGCGGCGATGCACTTCGGCGCTCAGCTGTGGCTGCTCAACTATCTGCAGGGGACGCTGGAGCCGCTCGAGGACGCGGTGCGCGGATTCGTGGCCGAATACCCGCGCGTGCCGGCTTGGAAGATGGGGCTCACGTTCCTGCTCCTCGCGTCCGGGCGCCGGGCGGAGGCCGCAGAGATCTTCCAGCCGTTCCGCGACGAGCGCTTCCGCAACATCCCGCGGGACGCGATCTGGAGCGTGACCACCGTGTTCGCCGCCGAGCTCGTGGTGGCGGGGCTGGGGGATGAGGACGACGCCGCCGCGCTGTACGACCTCCTCGCTCCCTACGCGGATAGGAACGCCGTGACCGGGGAGACGATCTTCTGCGCCGGTCCGATGTCGCTCTACGTGGGTCGCCTCGAGCTCTTCCGGGGCAACGCGGCCGCCGCCGTCAAACAGCTCGAGGATGCGGTGGAGCGCTGCCGCCGGGTGGGAGCGCATCCATTCGAGCAGCTGGCGCGCGCGTCTCTCGAGGAGGCGATCGAGCGGTCCGAGCGGGCCGCGTAGCAGGCACCCCGGGCGAGCGCCCACACGCGCTCGCCCGAGGTTGCCCGCGGGTAGCGGCCTAGCCGGCGGGGGACCCGGCCGGCTCGACGTGGCCGACGGGCGCCTCCGCGGGCTCAGGAGCCTGCCCGCGGGTGTTTGTCGCCTTCAGCCCGATCACCGCTGCCGCCACGAGGAAGAGGCTGCTCGTTAGGAGCGCCCGGTGAAATCCGGAGGTGAGCGCGTGAGGGACCGAGCTCCCGCTCGCGAGCAGGTGGTTCGTGTGGCTCGTGGCGATAGCCGAGAAGATCGCCAGGCCGAGCGCTCCGCCCACCTGCTGCGAGGCGTTTAGGAGCGCCGCCGCCAGGCCCGCCTTGTCGGCCGGCACGCCCGCGTTCGCGGCCGTGGTGTTGGCCACGAACACCATGCCGAGCCCGACCGACATGATCACGAGGCCGGGGAGAAGGTCGCTCACGTACGACCCGTGGACCGGGATCCGCGAGAGCCAGTACACACCGCCGGCGGCGATCAGCGCTCCGCTCACGATCAGCGCCCGCGTGCCCACGCGCGACACGAACTGCGAGGTCACGCCCGCCACCACCGCCACCACACCGCACACCGGCAGGTAGGCCACGCCCGTCTTCATCGGGGACCAGCCGAGCACGTTCTGCATGTACAGCGTGAGGAAGAAGAACATGGCGAGGAAGCCGGCGATCGCGATGAGCTGCGTTGCGTCGGCCGCCCCGAGACCTCGTATGCGGAAGATCGAGAGCGGCAGCAGCGGGTTGCGGTTGCGCTGCTCGTTCACGACGAACGCGGCGAGCAGCACGGCGGCTCCGGCCAACTCCAGGATCGTGCGAGTGGCGCCCCAGCCCACGTCCGGCGCCTTCACCAGCGCGTAGACGAGGAGCAGCATGCCGCTGGTTGCGAGCGTGGCGCCGAGCAGGTCGAAGTTGGCGGCTCGGGCACGGCGGTCGTTCGGGATGAGGGCGTAGATCGCCACGATCACCGCGATGCAGACCGGGGGGTACACGAACAGCACCCAGCGCCAGCCGGGCCCTTCGGTGAGCGCGCCGCCGAGCAGCACGCCCGCGGCGGAAGCGAGCCCGCCCACCCCGCCCCATGCGCCGAGAGCGGTGTTGCGGTCGGAGCCTTCCTTGAAGCTGGTGGTGAGCAGCGAAAGGGCGGCCGGAAGCATCAGCGCGGCGCCAATCCCCTGAACGAGCCGCGCGCCGATCAGCACGGCCCCCGTTTGCGCGAAGCCGCCGACGAGCGACGCCAGCCCGATCACGGCCGTGCCAGTCACGAGCACCCGGCGGCGTCCGAGCAGATCCGCGAAGCGCCCGCCGAGCAGCATGAAGCCGCCGTAGGTGAGCAGGTATGCGCTCGGCACCCACTGCAGGTCCTGCACGGACACGTGGAGCGCGCGCCTGATCGACGGGAGCGCGATGTTCACGATCGATGCGTCGATGAAGTCGATGAACGCCACAGAGCACAGCAGCGCGAGCGTGAGCTTTCCGCGGCGCGTGGCGAGGAACGAGCGTTCAGCGGTTGGTGCTTGCATGGGGAATCGCCTCTCTCGTTTCGATGTCGCCCCTTTGACGGATGCGGGCGCGCATATGTGACGAGCGGTTGACAGCGACTCCCACGAGACGCCGCGCCGCGCGGAAGAGCAGGTACGGGATCGCGAACACCACGCCGAGAAGCAGCGGCGGCAGCACGAAAGGCAGCGCGAGCAGCAGGAACACCAGCATGCCGGGGAAGAGCGCGAATGCCTGCGTGAGGACTATGCCGCTGCCAACGAGAAGGCCCGTGATGTGCGTCTCCTCGTCGAGCGCGGGTGTGCTGTAGATCTGGTTGGCCATGAGGGGTCTCCTTCTGCCGGTCACATCCGGCGCGGTTGATCCGTCATCCCTTTGACGGATCAGAGCGAGAGGATGTGACGACATGACCCAGGCAGAACTCGTGACGGCGCAGTTCGAGCGGCAGCGGCCGCAGCTGCGCGGAGTGGCGTACCGGATGCTCGGTTCACTGAGCGAGGCGGACGACGCTGTGCAGGAGGCGTGGCTACGGCTCAACCGCTCGGACACCGAGGCGGTGGAGAACCTCGGCGGCTGGCTCACGACGGTGGTCGCCCGAGTGTCGCTCGACATGCTGCGCTCGAGGCGGTCGCGGCGCGAGGAGTACGTGGGGGGCCCGCTGCCCGACCCCGTGATCGCCGCTGAAGACGAGAACGATCCCGAGCACGAGGCGCTGCTCGCCGACTCGGTGGGGCTCGCCCTGCAGGTGGTGCTGGACCAGCTATCGCCGCCCGAGCGCCTCGCCTTCGTGCTGCACGACATGTTCGGCGTGTCGTTCGACGAGATCGGGCCGATCGTCGACCGCACGCCCGCCGCCGCGCGGAAGCTCGCGAGCCGCGCGCGCAATCGGGTGCGCGGCGCAGCTCCGGTTCCGGATCCCGACCTTGGTCGCCAGCGCGAGGTTGTGAACGCGTTCCTGGCCGCGGCACGAGCCGGCGACTTCGAGGGCCTGCTCGCCGTGCTCGATCCAGACGTGGTGCTGCGAGCGGACGCCGGCGCGGGTCAGCCGGAGCTGTCGGGCCTGGTGACGGGAGCGCGAGGCGTGGCCCAGCGTGCGCTGATCTTCTCGCGCGTGGCCGCGGATGCGCGCCCGGTGCTGGTGAACGGCGCTGTGGGAATGGTGCGGATGGAGAACGGACGCCTCGTGAACGTGGCGGCCTTCACGGTGACGAATGGGAAGATCGTCGAGATCGACATCGTTGCCGATGCCAGGCGGCTACGAGACTTCGACGCCCGCGGTCTCGGCGCCTGAGCCGCGTCAGCTGCTCCCCACCACAACGCCGATCGCGAGCACGATCGCACCCGCGAGCGTGACCACGATGAGGGACGAGCGCAGCGAAACGCGCAGGAACCGGTAGCGCACCCACGCGATCGCGAACAGCTCGACTGCCACCACGATCCCGGCCACGATCAGCGCGTGGTTCACGTTCGGGATCACGAATGGCAGCGAATGGAAGATGCCGCCGAGCGTCGTGGCACCGCCGGTGAAGGCGCCGCGGACGATGGCGGAGCCGCGGCCGGTGTCCTCGCCCGTGTCGGACAGCGCCTCCGAGATGCCCATGCTCACGCCCGCCCCGAGCGCGGTGGAGATGCCCACCACGAGCGCGGTGTGCGAAT contains:
- a CDS encoding AAA family ATPase translates to MSGGSAHESSLPALLEGPQRSRFVGRQLELERLGLALERAGEIPRQLVLVVGEPGIGKSRILTQFAHQAVGSGARVLYGRTDPDGLFPYGPFVEALGGLFPDTDLMSGGDSAQARLQLFDAVSALIAGTTGEQPVLLMLEDLHWADEPTLLLLRHVLRSPDERRLLVVSTSRDAELYRSPALDNALAEIEADVPVERIHLRGLAVDDVAALAREAIGREPDAGVARSIHEETSGNPFFVLELASHVAESPSGEAPLPESVREVILSRLRRLTWPTQRALSVAAALGAEFDLELLERVVNVERDALEQAGEAGLVGEVPQRPARYAFAHALTRTVLYSQLSAPPQVHEQIARCLEEWHEAGRDVRLADISSHYMWALPRGDAAHAIDFAARTAEESTAMLAYEDAAAHLARALSALDEHIPDDTRRRARLLLDLGHAQRRSGRMPEARETFMSAVEAARELGDATLLAQAVLGYGGGFFESAYVDETMVALLEEAIAAIPAADSVLRLELLSRLAKALYYSEHESDEPRRIELSSEAIAMAERLDDPRGVLVALEGRHFALTQPENLEERVTIARRIIELAGECADRERELLGRYFLISDLVEADRLEEADTEIAEYGRLAEEAKLPLHLWYSARFRAMRALLCGRFDKASALAQEAFELGSPVEPRTAAMHFGAQLWLLNYLQGTLEPLEDAVRGFVAEYPRVPAWKMGLTFLLLASGRRAEAAEIFQPFRDERFRNIPRDAIWSVTTVFAAELVVAGLGDEDDAAALYDLLAPYADRNAVTGETIFCAGPMSLYVGRLELFRGNAAAAVKQLEDAVERCRRVGAHPFEQLARASLEEAIERSERAA
- the sigJ gene encoding RNA polymerase sigma factor SigJ — its product is MTQAELVTAQFERQRPQLRGVAYRMLGSLSEADDAVQEAWLRLNRSDTEAVENLGGWLTTVVARVSLDMLRSRRSRREEYVGGPLPDPVIAAEDENDPEHEALLADSVGLALQVVLDQLSPPERLAFVLHDMFGVSFDEIGPIVDRTPAAARKLASRARNRVRGAAPVPDPDLGRQREVVNAFLAAARAGDFEGLLAVLDPDVVLRADAGAGQPELSGLVTGARGVAQRALIFSRVAADARPVLVNGAVGMVRMENGRLVNVAAFTVTNGKIVEIDIVADARRLRDFDARGLGA
- a CDS encoding MFS transporter produces the protein MQAPTAERSFLATRRGKLTLALLCSVAFIDFIDASIVNIALPSIRRALHVSVQDLQWVPSAYLLTYGGFMLLGGRFADLLGRRRVLVTGTAVIGLASLVGGFAQTGAVLIGARLVQGIGAALMLPAALSLLTTSFKEGSDRNTALGAWGGVGGLASAAGVLLGGALTEGPGWRWVLFVYPPVCIAVIVAIYALIPNDRRARAANFDLLGATLATSGMLLLVYALVKAPDVGWGATRTILELAGAAVLLAAFVVNEQRNRNPLLPLSIFRIRGLGAADATQLIAIAGFLAMFFFLTLYMQNVLGWSPMKTGVAYLPVCGVVAVVAGVTSQFVSRVGTRALIVSGALIAAGGVYWLSRIPVHGSYVSDLLPGLVIMSVGLGMVFVANTTAANAGVPADKAGLAAALLNASQQVGGALGLAIFSAIATSHTNHLLASGSSVPHALTSGFHRALLTSSLFLVAAAVIGLKATNTRGQAPEPAEAPVGHVEPAGSPAG